A single window of Methanothermobacter marburgensis str. Marburg DNA harbors:
- the nadC gene encoding carboxylating nicotinate-nucleotide diphosphorylase, producing the protein MIDILREMIRADVGFEDITTEAIVERGTVAVADVIAGEEGIIAGVDVAWLIAAEFGIEIERLKMDGDPVKAGERVIILEGEASDILKIERTMLNLMMRMSGIATLTRSMLERVRAVNPDVRIAATRKTTPGLQWFEKQAVKVGGGDTHRFRLDDCAMIKDNHIAIAGSVGDAVRRVKEHVSFTKKVEVEVERPGDAVLAADAGADIILLDNMNPVDVRKALEELESAGLRDRVIVEASGGIKPENVDKYASTGVDVISMGFITTSAHPVDLSLEIRELK; encoded by the coding sequence ATGATTGACATTCTCAGGGAAATGATCAGGGCAGACGTGGGGTTTGAGGATATAACAACCGAGGCAATTGTTGAAAGGGGCACAGTGGCAGTGGCGGATGTCATAGCCGGAGAGGAGGGCATAATTGCAGGTGTGGATGTGGCATGGCTCATAGCCGCGGAATTTGGAATCGAAATAGAAAGGCTGAAAATGGATGGTGATCCGGTTAAAGCCGGTGAAAGGGTTATAATCCTTGAGGGGGAAGCTTCAGATATCCTGAAGATCGAGAGGACAATGCTGAACCTCATGATGAGAATGAGTGGCATAGCCACCCTCACACGAAGCATGCTGGAGCGGGTGAGGGCAGTGAACCCTGATGTGAGGATAGCCGCCACCAGGAAGACAACTCCTGGACTGCAGTGGTTTGAAAAGCAGGCAGTTAAAGTTGGTGGTGGGGACACCCATCGCTTCAGGCTTGATGACTGTGCAATGATCAAGGACAACCACATAGCAATCGCTGGAAGTGTGGGGGACGCGGTGAGGCGGGTTAAGGAACATGTGAGTTTCACAAAGAAGGTTGAGGTTGAGGTTGAAAGGCCAGGTGACGCTGTACTTGCAGCAGATGCAGGGGCCGACATCATCCTGCTTGATAATATGAACCCCGTGGACGTCAGGAAAGCACTGGAAGAACTTGAAAGTGCCGGACTCCGGGACAGGGTGATTGTTGAGGCATCAGGGGGTATAAAACCTGAAAATGTAGATAAATATGCTTCCACTGGAGTTGATGTGATATCAATGGGGTTTATAACCACATCCGCCCATCCAGTTGACCTCAGCCTTGAGATAAGGGAACTGAAATGA
- a CDS encoding 3H domain-containing protein, translating into MRKPYVILIGSASGIGKSTVASELARELNIKHLIETDFIREIVRGIIGPDYAPALHKSSFDAYTTLRDKERFRNNNIESLICAGFEEHASFVIPAVEKVIERAVADSDDVTIEGVHLLPGLLDIEKFEENASIHFFVLSAEENVHKERFVKRAMEVKRGGKHLEYFRENRVIHDYLVRKAREHDVPVINNDDIKCTIKRMLSFIRENCAEVTLQHPVERLGEVIDIIIKRHGGRIVDVSYPIPGFSQPLKREVNVYDPVEAERFLKRLNESPKRKRDLERLYTLSDNIHSHRICAPDPESLQAILDELEEKGLIYREEN; encoded by the coding sequence TTGAGAAAACCCTATGTGATACTTATAGGAAGTGCTTCAGGAATTGGAAAGTCCACCGTTGCATCGGAACTTGCCAGGGAGTTAAACATAAAGCACCTTATAGAAACAGATTTCATAAGGGAGATCGTAAGGGGCATAATAGGACCAGATTATGCTCCCGCGCTCCATAAGTCCTCATTTGATGCCTACACAACACTGAGGGACAAAGAGCGCTTCCGCAACAACAACATTGAGTCACTGATATGTGCGGGTTTTGAGGAACACGCCTCATTCGTTATTCCTGCAGTTGAGAAGGTTATTGAAAGGGCTGTTGCTGACTCTGATGATGTGACCATAGAGGGCGTCCACCTCCTTCCCGGCCTCCTGGACATTGAAAAATTTGAGGAAAACGCATCAATTCATTTTTTTGTCCTCTCTGCCGAGGAGAATGTCCATAAGGAACGCTTCGTTAAGAGGGCCATGGAGGTAAAGAGGGGTGGAAAACACCTTGAATACTTCCGTGAGAACCGTGTCATCCATGACTACCTTGTAAGAAAGGCAAGGGAGCATGACGTACCGGTGATCAACAACGACGACATAAAATGCACCATCAAAAGGATGCTGTCATTCATAAGGGAAAACTGCGCCGAGGTAACGCTTCAGCACCCTGTTGAACGCCTCGGTGAGGTTATAGACATCATCATTAAGAGACATGGCGGAAGAATCGTTGACGTATCATATCCAATACCTGGATTTTCACAGCCACTCAAACGTGAGGTCAACGTATACGATCCAGTTGAGGCTGAAAGGTTTCTCAAGCGGTTAAATGAAAGTCCAAAACGAAAAAGAGATCTTGAAAGGCTTTACACGCTTTCAGATAACATCCACAGCCACAGGATATGTGCACCGGATCCCGAAAGTCTTCAGGCAATACTGGATGAACTTGAGGAAAAGGGACTTATCTACCGGGAAGAGAACTGA
- a CDS encoding DUF1611 domain-containing protein codes for MHILSSVEELRELNPFIIIGCGGGGEKFANFEGVEPVGFVDDDPRKHGKDFCGFKVSSSLLKLIDETDARSVAIMLPIGAEGTALKYAVQAINEGKNVVTSFRSLPLADNTSLIKFAEQMNVTIKEISPRLDNVRKIFGVAPPRCTEVLPKIKYRHRAPVVFVGGTSQECGKRTTTRLLGKEAKERGLEAGVISTDEMGLEQPVDINFRAGSLSVMDVAAAVMGSVKYLEEEKDPDIIFIEGQSSLTERKNPHPRGLSASILIGAMPDVTVLCHRPNHPYRKPRGVKEEIRAIEAIEPTRVIGISLNLRNMNDRSIMERYEARFGLPVVDVKNGGASRLMDVIMEHIGEI; via the coding sequence TTGCACATATTATCTTCTGTTGAGGAACTGAGGGAGCTGAATCCGTTTATAATCATTGGATGTGGCGGTGGAGGAGAAAAATTTGCAAATTTTGAGGGAGTCGAACCTGTCGGATTTGTTGACGATGACCCCAGAAAACATGGAAAGGACTTCTGCGGATTTAAGGTATCATCAAGCCTCCTTAAGCTTATAGATGAGACCGATGCAAGAAGTGTTGCAATAATGCTCCCCATAGGTGCAGAGGGCACCGCCCTCAAGTATGCTGTGCAGGCGATAAATGAGGGTAAAAATGTTGTGACCTCATTCAGATCACTCCCACTGGCAGATAACACTTCCCTCATAAAATTTGCAGAGCAGATGAATGTAACAATCAAGGAGATAAGCCCCCGCCTTGACAACGTAAGGAAAATATTCGGGGTTGCACCCCCACGCTGCACAGAGGTACTCCCCAAGATAAAATACAGGCACAGGGCACCTGTGGTATTTGTTGGGGGCACCTCACAGGAGTGCGGCAAACGCACAACCACAAGGCTTCTGGGAAAGGAGGCAAAGGAAAGGGGTCTTGAGGCGGGAGTTATCTCAACCGATGAGATGGGACTTGAACAGCCGGTTGACATAAATTTCCGGGCAGGGAGCCTCTCTGTTATGGACGTTGCAGCGGCTGTTATGGGTTCGGTGAAGTACCTTGAGGAGGAGAAGGATCCGGATATAATATTCATAGAGGGCCAGTCAAGCCTCACTGAAAGGAAAAACCCCCACCCGAGGGGTTTATCGGCCTCAATACTTATAGGGGCGATGCCCGACGTTACGGTGCTCTGTCACAGGCCAAACCATCCCTACAGAAAACCAAGGGGGGTAAAGGAGGAGATAAGGGCCATAGAGGCAATCGAGCCAACGAGGGTTATAGGGATTTCCTTAAATTTAAGAAACATGAATGACAGATCAATAATGGAAAGGTATGAAGCACGGTTTGGGCTTCCTGTTGTTGATGTTAAGAATGGGGGGGCTTCAAGATTAATGGATGTGATCATGGAGCACATAGGGGAGATTTAG
- a CDS encoding ZPR1 zinc finger domain-containing protein, with the protein MNQQNMKIDCPVCSGEKCMTAISRVEKIPYFGEIMESVLICSRCGYRSTDIICLEQKEPSRYTIEVGDKTLNARVVKSQSATIRIPELGLKVEPGPRSTGYISNIEGVVERFETAVKTAINLFEEDESKEKASEILEMLREVRGGKRNVTVIIEDPFGQSFVGHPSAVREKLSDEEIKSLKTGFLVFESDKIDEED; encoded by the coding sequence TTGAACCAGCAGAATATGAAGATCGACTGCCCAGTCTGCAGTGGAGAGAAGTGTATGACCGCCATCAGTAGGGTTGAGAAGATCCCCTACTTCGGTGAGATAATGGAATCCGTACTCATCTGCAGCAGGTGTGGCTACAGAAGCACAGATATAATCTGCCTTGAGCAGAAGGAACCATCAAGGTACACAATCGAGGTGGGTGACAAAACACTCAACGCAAGGGTCGTTAAGTCCCAGTCAGCAACCATAAGGATACCTGAACTCGGACTCAAAGTTGAACCTGGCCCCAGGTCAACAGGTTACATCTCCAACATTGAGGGTGTTGTTGAGAGATTTGAAACCGCCGTTAAAACAGCCATCAACCTCTTTGAGGAGGATGAATCAAAGGAAAAGGCCTCAGAGATCCTTGAAATGCTCCGTGAAGTTCGCGGGGGAAAAAGGAATGTCACAGTTATAATTGAGGATCCATTCGGGCAGAGTTTTGTTGGCCACCCCAGTGCTGTGAGGGAAAAGCTCTCAGATGAAGAAATAAAGTCCCTCAAGACGGGATTTTTGGTTTTTGAGTCAGATAAGATTGATGAGGAGGATTAG
- a CDS encoding roadblock/LC7 domain-containing protein, with protein MIARILKDLGRINGVNGSLVVGKDGLVIESEVPSDIDGELVAAMASAVFGTAERSAEEIKHEPLEQVMIEGTRGKTLMIDAGEGILVLITDVDINLGLIRIEMRRSAERVKDLLT; from the coding sequence ATGATAGCAAGAATACTTAAAGATTTAGGTAGGATCAATGGGGTAAATGGTTCCCTCGTTGTTGGTAAGGATGGTCTTGTAATCGAAAGTGAGGTTCCATCCGACATAGACGGGGAACTGGTCGCTGCAATGGCTTCAGCAGTTTTCGGTACTGCAGAAAGGTCCGCCGAGGAAATAAAGCATGAGCCCCTTGAACAGGTTATGATTGAGGGTACCCGGGGTAAGACCCTCATGATAGACGCCGGGGAGGGAATACTTGTACTGATAACCGACGTTGATATAAATCTTGGTCTTATCCGTATCGAGATGAGGAGAAGTGCCGAACGCGTTAAGGATCTCCTTACATAA
- a CDS encoding cell division protein SepF, with protein MRDILEMLKKSVGLDEEVKEPEETETIIVPEHSFYEIILLKAKSIGDVDDALSQVTDEKNPVILDLTEIQRDNPSDFKTVGERIKDLRENHGAEAILLCNKEKNVVIITPREIKLIRKG; from the coding sequence TTGAGGGACATTCTCGAAATGCTGAAGAAAAGCGTGGGACTTGATGAGGAAGTTAAGGAACCTGAGGAGACGGAAACCATAATAGTGCCGGAGCACTCCTTCTATGAGATCATTCTCCTGAAGGCAAAGTCCATTGGGGATGTGGACGATGCCCTCTCTCAGGTGACCGATGAGAAGAATCCGGTTATACTTGATCTCACCGAGATCCAGAGAGATAATCCATCGGATTTCAAGACGGTGGGGGAACGCATAAAGGATCTCAGGGAGAATCATGGTGCAGAGGCGATACTCCTCTGCAATAAGGAGAAGAATGTGGTGATAATAACTCCACGGGAAATTAAACTCATCAGAAAGGGGTAG